ACCATAGGTCGCTTTTGCAACTTATTTATGGCAAGCAATTTTTAGAGGCAGTTCCGTCGTGCACCGCAGCATACTTAGCGCTATTTGAGGAGCCTAGACAAGCCCCAATAGTCATGAGTTAATTGCATTCCGCAAGCGGGCCTATTAAGGCATTATAACCCAAATAAAGTAAGGTATGTCTATGAAAATAAAACACATTATTCCTATTTATATGGTCTTAAATGGCCTGGGTACAATAGTACCTACTATTTTAGTACTTGGTTTTTCAATCACTTTGTTTGAACAAGATAGCAGTGGTGTTTCTGCAGCTTATTTGGAACCAGCTAGTTTGTTAGGAATTGGCTTTGCTGGTTTAATTGGCGGGTTTTTTTTCAAACGTTTTTCTTCCTATACCATAGGAATAGGTGCACTCTTATGTGCAATTGCTATCTTGTTCATCTTGTCGGTATATAATGATGTGAATCTACGCGTTTGTACCCTCACATTATGGGCCCTTGCTTGCATTATGAGTATTGAACATTCCAATGGTCTTGCTTTTATGAGTAGGCAAATAGGGGCGCATGATAAGCCTTTCTTTTTTTCCACTTTTCAAATTTTTTTGCAGTTTTTTAATGTGTTGGCACCTATAGTAGCCAAAAACTTACTGGCCATTATGGGATTGAAAATGCTTCTGTTACTTTGTAGTGGTATCTACATTTTTCGTATCATACCCTGGCAATTGCTCCGAGACCTTGGTGCAAAAGAAATGGCGGTACAGCCATCTGGTATGTTGACAGGCTTTAAGGAAATCGTTCAAAACCCTGGCCTATTACGTATCACGACCTTTCGTCTGGTGAGCTATATTGCAACGATAGCCTATACGGTCAGTCTGCCCATTCTGGTTGCCAGAATGGCTAACGACAATAGCGAAATCAATGCACAATTGCATAGCTATAGCATCAGTTTGATGCACCTAGGCTTTATTGTAAGTGGCATATTTGGTTCATGGATCTTAAAAAGAAGACCTAAGTGTATTATTTGTTTTTTTAATATTAGTCCTATTTGTATCGTAGTAGCTTCGATTATCGCTTTTTATGTGCGGCAGCCAGGTTATCTTCAGGCAACGGCATTATTGTATGGCATGGGACTCTATTTATTCAGAACGGCTATTGCGATTATAGGGCAAGCTTTAACGCAAAAAGACAAACTCGCCCATGTTATTTTAGTGGGGGATGCAGTGGTGAAATCTTTTGCTTATTGCATTGGTGCTTTGGTACCATTTTGGATTGTGCTTCCGCCTGTATGGGGTATAGCCCCTCCGTTTGTAGGGTTTGTCTTATGCTCTTTGCTTTCATTGGGTATGATCAAACCGATCACTAAAATATATTTGGCATCTTTGTGCAAAAGAAAATAATACCAAGTAAAGGCATATCGATGGCTACTTTCTTATCAAGCAAAAGGTTAACCTAATGATGTCTTACAACGCTTCTATGGCAATGGGCCTAATAGGGAAGTTTGTGCTTGTTTTGTTTGTTGTATGCTTTATGGCTTGAGCCCTCTATTTTTTATAAAATCAACCGCAATGGCTAACCCTCTATGGTCTATAGAATGTGCAAGGTCTGCTAACTTATGTGCGCTACATGGTATCTTATGGTCAGATAAATAATCTATGGCATGATCTATCGCCTCTACGGTTATTACGCTATCTGATACGCCATGAACCAAACAAATAGGTGTAGTGGTATTGATGCATTGCGAAGGGGCTACCAACAACCCAGAAAATCCTATGGTGCATAAGAAAGGTTCCGGCTGTATAAGGGTTAGATAGATACCCATCATGGCTCCCTGTGAAAACCCGATCACAATGGTATCTTTATTGGCAAGGTGTAGCGCCATTTGTTTTTGCTTAATAATAGCTGCTATTGATGCTACATTGCTTCCCAATAACCTTTGCATCACATAGGGTGTGCGATCTTCTAGGCTGAACCATTGCCGCCCATGGGAGGCCATATCATAGGGTTCTATGCCATGTGGGGCCATGAAATGGCAATCTGGTAAATCATCTTGGATATATGGTACCAATTTGATTAAATCATGGCCATTAGAACCGACACCGTGCAATAATACTACTAATTTTTTTGCTGGTAGTACTTTACTATCTGCTTCAGGATGTATTAAATTACTCATTATTGATTTGTTATTATTGTAAACCGAAAAGGTTGGTGCATCATCTATGCTATAACCATGGATGGAGCCATTCAGCATATGGTAACGTTCATGTAACCCCTATGATGCTTTTACCATCAATATATTATGGAAAAACCAATAGTTGATACAATTTTTGAGATTTTAAGCCATAAAAATCAAAACCCTACCACAGAACTAGTCTATAAAAATGCATTTACCCTATTGGTAGCGGTCATATTATCTGCACAAGCTACGGATGTATCGGTAAATATAGCCACAAAACCTTTATTTGAATGGTGTGATACACCAGAGCAAATGGTATGCCTTGGAGAGGAAGGATTGAAAAAATATATCAAATCTATTGGCTTGTTTAACCATAAAGCCAAACATATTATTGCCTTATCAAAACAATTGATCAACCAGTATAATAGTTGTGTGCCCAACAGCTTTGAGGCACTTTTGCAATTACCTGGCGTAGGCAGAAAAACAGCCAACGTACTATTGAATTGTTTGTTTAACCAGCCCACTATTGCGGTGGATACCCATGTATTTAGGGTGTCCAAAAGGATTGGTTTAGCAAAGGGTACTACACCAGAAAAAGTAGAAAGCGAACTATTAAAGATCATAAATCCAAAATGGCACAACCATGCCCATCATTGGCTTATACTACATGGTAGGTATATTTGCAAAGCACGCAAACCCAACTGTACCGTTTGCCCTATTCAAGCATATTGCGCCTACTATCAAGAAGGTGGCAAAGCGTAGTCCCCCACTAAACTCCTTTCGGTTTAGTCATCCAACTTTAACACCGCCATAAAAGCCTCTTGTGGAATTTCTACTGAACCCACTTGTCGCATGCGTTTTTTACCTTTTTTTTGTTTTTCTAAAAGTTTCCTTTTTCGTGAGATATCACCACCATAGCACTTGGCAATCACATTTTTTCGTAATGACTTCACCGTTTCTCTAGCAATAATTTTCGTACCAATAGCTGCTTGAATACTTACTTCAAACATATGTCTAGGAATAATTTCCTTCAGCTTTTTACATAAAACCCTACCCCGTTCATAAGCATTTGATCTATGTACAATAGCCGAAAGGGCATCTACCTTTTCGTTGTGTAATAAGATATCTAATTTTACTAGATCTGCAGCAGCAAACTTAGATAGTTCATAATCTAAAGAAGCATAGCCGCGTGAAATGGTTTTAAGTGTATCAAAAAAGTCGAAGACCACTTCTGCTAGAGGTAGTTCAAAAGAAAGCTCTACACGATCAGCTGTCAGGTAAACTTGATTTTTGAAAATCCCTCTTCGATCCATACAAAGTTTTATAATACCCCCCACAAATTCTGCCTTTGTGATAATTTGTGCCTTTATAAGCGGTTCTTCAATGCGATCAATGGTATTAGGGTCAGGCATATCTGCAGGCGCTTGCACATCTATGAGGCGACCTTTTTGGTCTATTACATGAAACTGTACCGACGGTACGGTAGTGATAATGGTGATATTAAATTCTTTTTCCAGTCGTTCCTGGATAATCTCCATATGGAGCATGCCTAAGAAACCACATCGGAAGCCAAAACCCAAAGCAGCAGAACTTTCTGGCTCCCAAATCAATGCAGCATCATTTAACTTTAACTTTTCCATAGCATCCCGTAATGCTTCGTATTCAGTTGTATCTACTGGATAGATTCCGGCAAAAACCATAGGCTTTACCTCTTCAAATCCCTTAATCATTGTGCCTACCGAACGGCCTGCTTTATCTACATGGGTAACTGTATCGCCTACCTTTACCTCGCTTGCATTTTTAATGCCAGCAATCATATAGCCCACATGGCCTGCTGTTAAAAATGGCTTAGGTATTTGTTGCAATTTTAATATCCCCACCTCTTCCACTTTATAATCTGCATCTGTACTGATGCATTTAATTTGATCCCCTGTTTTAATGGTTCCATTAAAAAGGCGAAAATAGACCTCTACCCCACGAAAAGTATTGTATAGCGAATCAAAAATCATCGCTTGCAGTGGCGCTTGTTGATCCCCTTTAGGAGCAGGTATACGGTGCACTACAGCTTCGAGTATCGCATCAATACCTATACCCTGTTTAGCGCTTGCAGCAATAATATCGGCTCGATCGCACCCTATGAGTTCTACGATTTGGTCTTTTACCTCCTCTGGCATGGCCCCTGGCAAATCAATCTTATTTAATACAGGGATAATGGTTAGATTTTGCTCTAAGGCCAGATATAGATTAGAAATGGTTTGTGCTTCCACCCCCTGTGCCGCATCAACTACCAAGAGTGCCCCCTCGCACGCAGCAATAGAGCGGGATACTTCATAGGTAAAGTCTACATGCCCAGGTGTATCAATTAAGTTTAGTAAGTAGGGTTGACCATCGTATATATATTCCATTTGGATCGCATGACTTTTAATTGTGATGCCACGTTCACGCTCTAAGTCCATATTATCCAGTACTTGATTTTTTTGCTCCCGTATCCCCACTGTTTTGGTTGCTTCTAGTAAACGATCTGCCAAGGTGCTTTTGCCATGGTCAATGTGTGCAATGATGCAAAAATTTCGAATATTTTTCATTAAACTTAATTAAGTCACGGAACAAAGTTTTGATCTGTTTTACCATTTATGGTACTGCAAGGTACGGAATTTAAAAAATAGTATTATCTTTGCATTAACTTTTATGCAATTTTCTAACCGGTCATGAATAACTTAATAAAATATGTTGAGGCGATGTGTAATCCTCAACCTGCCCGTATATTCCCCTCTTTTAAGGCTGGAGATACCATAAACGTACATGTAAAAATACAAGAAGGGAACAAGGTGCGTATTCAACAATTTCAAGGAGCAGTTATCCAACGGAAAAATCCTAATACCAATGGAGAAACCTTTACCGTACGTAAAGTATCTAAGGAGGTTGGTGTGGAGCGTATTTTCCCCTTGCTTTGTCCCAACATTGATAAAATAGAAGTAAAAAGAAAAGGCCGTGTGCGTAGAGCCAGAATTTATTACCTACGTGGCAAACAAGGTAAAGCAGCACGTATTAAGGAGTTGAGATAAAGCATTTTATTGTATATACCCCTAGTGGTTGTTGTTGCCTTTTTCCCCATTCAGGAATCGGCTTTTTGCTTTACTTTTTTAGATAAGTGTTACAATGCCTTTTTGGTATATATTTGTATATTCATTTGCGGTTTGTAGCAGTGCATTTTTTAGTAGCCTCCTTAGCTCAACTGGTAGAGCAACTGATTTGTAATCAGTAGGTTGCTGGTTCGATTCCGGCAGGGGGCACGCAATGGCGGGGGCTTAAGCGCAATCTATTCTGGCACAGAGGTGCAATAGGTCAAGTCACTCCCCTCCCTAAATCACATCACACCCGCTTCATCCTATTCAGATCTACTGGACCCGTAATACCTTGGACAGGTCCTCTACTATCGTATTGCCAAATGCTCCAATCACGCCAACCCCTTGGTAACTCATCTGGTAAGGGTGGCTGTTCACGCCATCTAGCAATCCATAGTGGACATTTCTGAACTATATCAGGGGTTACTGCTACATACTTGTTCCAAAAAGATGTGCTTGTATAGATGTAAGGCATAACCTTGGCATAATCGTTGAGATACCGAACACTTTGTTCTGTAACACGCTGCACTAAAGTGTAATCAGCACCGTCATGTTCCTCTACATCTAGTGCGATAATAGAGGCCTTGTCAGCCAACAGCCCTGCATTGCTTAGCTGAGATACAAAATTTTTCATTTGTGCTTCAGGAGAACTCGAGCCAAACCTTAAAAAATGATAGGCACCAGGCTGGAAACCTGCCGCACGCATCTGCGCCACATTTTGTAAGAAATTAGGATCTTGATAGGTGGCACCCTCTGTTGCCTTAGCAATAACAAACGTTTTACCACTGCGGCCAGGGGTGCATTGCTGCCAATCTATTGCGCCTTGATGATGGGAAATATCTATGCCTTCTGCATAATTAGATTGCGCTACGTTCCCTGTGGAATGCTTATACATATTCCATTCGTTAGAGGATACACATGATAGAGACAGGGCAACAATTGCCAGCTTATCTATTGTATTGATCCATAGCCTACCACTCAGGTAGCTTAAACAGGCTGCTTGCCTTTGTATTTGCATATAGTCTAAAATAATGCACAACTTGCATTTTTGCTGCTTATTTTATACGATGTTTACTATATGTATATAATTTATAATAACTAACGGTAAAAAACAAAACAATATCCAATCTTTTGAGGATATTATATGATTCTTCTTGTTTCAATTCGCTTTACTTTCATGTCATACGTATGATTTTATAGGGCAGGTGCATATGGCACCAATTAAGGTACGATAGAAAAGAGCACTACTGCAACTAGCCAAAGTAATGCTTTGTCCATGAAGTTGGTTATAAGTAAGGGTGCATTTAAAATAAACACTAACTTTGGGTATATGTTCAGCGCGATGGTTTTTTGCGTCAAAAAAACCGCCCCTGTAAAAAGCCGTGGTGTAGAAAGTGGCATCTGAGAGATGATTAGGAAAAACAGTTCATTAAAAGCCCACGCAGTGGGCGCTTTCTGTTTTTCCATCTGTAAGCTGACACTTTCAGCGACATTTTACCGAGGGCTTGATTTTTTGTCCACTTTTTTATCAAGAAAAAAGTGGAATAAAATTCATTATGAGCCAGTAACATAAACAGATACAGATGAATCATGGATAATGATACGCATTGGGTTAATGACTAAAAATTTGCATATGAAAATCCATTCTATTGCTCTGGCATCTAGTAAGGCGAGCTATACAATGTGCCCCCAAGATACTAAACCAGAAGTTGCTTTTATAGGCCGTTCTAATGTAGGTAAATCCTCGTTAATCAATGCGCTTTTACAGCGGAAGCAATTGGCTAGGGTATCTAAAGTGCCCGGGAAAACAGCACTGATCCATCACTTCTTAGTGAACAACCAACTCTATTTTGTAGATCTGCCAGGATATGGATGGGCACAGGTAGGGCATGCTACAAAAGTAAGGTGGGGGAAAATGTTGCGGGACTACCTCTTGCATAGGCCCAATATGTCTACCGCCTTTTTATTAATGGATGCAAAAATTGCACCGCAAGCCATTGACCTTGCATGCATCAGCTGGCTGGGTCAGCATCATATCCCTTTTGCCATTATACTTACAAAAGCGGATAAAAAACATAAAATAGTCGCCCATAAACACTACATGACCTTAACGCATACCTTGCAACAAGAATGGGCTACCATACCACCTGTCTTTATGGTCTCTGCACACAATAAACTAGGCATGGAAAACGTCCTCGGATATATCCAAGCGGTTACGCAACCTAAAGATGAATGAATCTATCTAATCTTTTTACCAAAGCTGCTTCGTATAAGCAAAGCTAATACCAAAAAGCGCCAGATCAGCCCGCGCACTACTTAAGGGTTGTTGATACAGTTTAACATGCATACGGTGGGCTGTTGAAATGCGATAGGAAATTTCCCAATCATTAATGAAACGAGAATTCCTCCCAACTGTACTTGAAAGCTTAAGGTGCTCTGATAACAACAGATAACTTACTTTAATACTGGTTTTTTTCCATATACTTTGATGATCCGATTGATTCATGCCTAAATCAGTTTCTATTTCTAGATTATCGTCAATCTTAGATACTAAATTTTGTATTCTTTGAGAAAGGAAATCATTGATACTATTGCTTAATGCATCCCAGCCATCTATTTTTTTCTCATTATAGACCCTTTTGGCTATTAACAGACTTAAAATCTGCTTATTGAGATAGGTTTTATCTAATAAAGCCTTTGCGGCACACTCCTCTAACGCAGTATTGAGTTCAAAATCCATACTTTTTACTGGGAAGAAAAGCTGATAAGCAATATGTGGATGGGCTAGTGTGCCATATGCAGAAAGCAGAATCTCTACTGGAAGGGGTCGCTTATCATTACTTTGGGGATAAAGCTCTGCTACAGCGGCAACCTGTTTGTAAGATGCGCCAATATGAGCGATCCCTTCTTGGGGATAGCCGTTAAAGTTAACTTGACTATTAGGTGTAATCGTAAATGTTTTTTGAATGAGATTATAAACAGAAACCGTATACGTGCCACTTTGAAAGAGGTAATTGCCCATCATATAAGGCTTGCGATTGGTACCTACTTCTAGTTGAATGGCTCCGGAACCTTGGCCTTGTAAACTATCGCTCATATGGTTATACCCGCCAAATAATATCTGGGTCTTTATAGTAGGCAGTATGGTTAGGTCAAGGATGAGTTTAATGGCTGACCTATCTTCGTTTGTAGCCAATTGATCTGACTGATCTTTAGGCTTATTATAGATAATCTCTACCAACTTTGTGGTATTCTCCATGTCTTCTTTATCGTGTGCAACAATGGTAAAGGTCCCTTGATCGGCTGTGACTTTCATTTTAAGGAGTAAATCATAGATAGAACCTTCCATTTGTATCGTTCCAGTGGCATATAGGTCTCCATAGAAGTCAGGATTATGTATGCGCGTGGTATGTAACAGATGAAAAGTTTGCATATGACCTGAAAGGGTCAATGGAAATCCATTTTTTATTACTATATGGCCAGATAGGGTAGCATGACCTGATGCGCCATCATGCAGCGTAAGTTGGTTAACCTGTAAGGCATTCTCCTGGACTGTAATGGCTCCAGACACTTGATAACAGGTGTTCAAATAGTTAATTTTAAATCTACCTTGATCTATGACGCCCTTACCATTTATCTTAGGTGCCGTGAGGCTACCTGTTATTTGAAACTGTCCGCTTAATTTTCCATTTATATCTGAACAGACAGATGCAAACAAAGGATTCAATAGGTCGAGATCCATTTGGTTGAATGTAGTAGTGATGGCTAGCTGATCAGTGGGTTGGAAGAGATGATACCAACCATCTATCTGTAGCAATTGCTTACCCTCTTTTTGAAGTATACCTGCTAGGGATAATTTATGCTCGAATAAGTGCCAATCTACTTTTGTGCATAAAGTGCCCATCACATAATCTTGAATCGTGGCATCTTGTAGCCGTAGTCTACCCGTGGCTATGAGCTGATCTTTGCTACGATGGACTACGAGCTTGCTGTCTACTATAGCTTTCAGCGGCCCTACGGATGAAAAATAGTTAAATGGAAAGTGGCGTATGGTGCAGTGTAAGGGATCTGTTGTGGCCGATTGGGTAAGTTGTCCCCCTAGACAAATGGATGCTTGGCCACTCGTTATAGATATATTTCCAATGGCTATGGCGGATTTAGTAATCAAACTGCTGCTTTCTGCTTGTATAGCCCATACTTGCTCCTTAGTCGTTAACCTAGAAGGGAGTAGGTTAACTTGTATGCCATCATCTCTGAGGGTTCCGGAGCAGGCAATAGATAGGTGGTTGTGGCCATTGGATAACTGATTGGATAGGGTAAATGCATTTTTGCCCATAAGCAAACGAAGGGAGAGATGATTTGTTTGTACGATTTGTCGCCAATTTTGCTGGTTTGAAGCAATATATAACCGGATCAACCGCTTTTTAGCATCCATCAGATGACCTACATTCAATTTTATTTTTACATTTTCCAATCTACACTGTTTAAAACAGATGGTGGATGCGGAAGGTAAATGGAAAGAGAAATGATAGTCTCTATCATAGGCAAAATGACCCCAACAGTTTGTCGCATCGGATATGTATAAATCATCCGAAAACCATTTTAGTATTGGCAATATCTTTTTGCAGTTGATGGCGTAGTCTAGATGCAACCTAGCAGGTATCGTCAGGCGATGCGTTGGATCTTTAAGTCGTGTGACGAGATACCTGATATGATGGGCTAAGTCACGCAGTGTAAAGGTCCCTTGTAGGCTACAGTCTATCAATGGAGCGGTGAGGAGCAATAGATCTTTGTGTCCATTTTCTATAGCCTGTATGGCCACTTGTTTACAGATCACTTTCTGGTCCATTCCCTGAACGACACATTGGTGCAACCTAACTGAGCCTCGTGGACGACTACTTACTATATTTCTGATTTCGAGTGAAAATTTCGTACTAAGTGATAAGGGAGTTCGGGTAAAACCAAGTTTTTCTAGCTGGAGTTGTTCTATGATGCCATCTGCTTGTAAACTTTGAGTCATATGGTAACTACCTGCTACGGTTAGTTGGGCACTAGGATCTTTGCTATGTAGCTTAAAGGTTACCATCGCATCGGCAAGCCTACAGGAGGCCTCTATCTGCTTATAACTATAATGGTTGGTTGTGAGCTCTGCTAGATGGGCTACTGCATCTAGGGTATGCAGTTGGCTACCTTGTGCTTTGATCGCCACTTTTCCCGACAGGGATTGAATCGGCAGCGAGGGCAGCACAGCTGCTATCGTTACCTTATGTAGGGTTACGTTACCCGTTACACTTTGTCTAGGTGTACCTAAATGGTCTACGATTAGATCGGTTTGTACCGCACCTATATTCGTAGCAAACGAACCAGCTAGTGTGGCCTTTTTGGTATTACCTACCACTCTGGCATTGGTGATACCGACGTATTGCAACTGAGGCGGATAATGTGCTGGCTTTTTGGGGAGGTCATGTATATAGAGTCTACCTGCTTGTACCAAGAGATCTGCATCTATTCCATTATAGCAACCTGTACTTTCAATATAGCTATCGCCAAACACGAGTGTACAGTTTTTCCATGTCGTGGCATGAGGGGTCCAGGAGATTACACCATTCAGCTTATATAACGTATGGGGCCCCTTAAAAAAATCTGTAAACTTACTAAGCTCAAGCGATGATAAGGCTGTTTGATGCAATATGGTTTCCAAGGTAATATTTTTTTCAGTGCCAAATGGTTTGGCGTACTTCAGTGTAACATCCCCTTGTAGGTCGCTATGGTTGGTAGTCAAATGACAATCTTTGAGCACTATATTATAAGGCGTAATGCTAAATTGGGTCGATAGATTTTGTAATACCAACGGTATAGTACTGGTTGTTTCACAAGAAAGGGTAGTGAGGTTACCTGAATAATGATTCGTAGCGTATCGGAAATGGCTTATACCTAGCTTTATATTTTCTACTTTAACCGTTTGCTGCGCTATTTGATCATGGTAGGATAGGTTGATGTCCTGTAATTGAATCTTATGAATATATAGATCTCTATTTGTTTCTGGTACAAACGGTAAAATAACATTGCTATAAAAGCTAACTAAATTCACATCTTGGTCAAGATTTTTTTCTACATACCATTGTCCCCCTACCATTGAAACGGAATCAATTATATCGGGCTTTAGCAAACATACACTCAATAAATTAAGCCGAGCTTTACATGCATGCATGGTCAATAGGAGCTTATCTCGAGGATCGGTAATCGTTATGCCCTCTAACGCAATATTCCGCAACCAAGTGAACCGGAACGCATCACATGTGATGCGGTAATGGGTGGCTTGATGCAAATAGTTGACTACACTGCGCAACAGTTGTTGCTGTACCACAGGGAGATGCAATAAAGCCCATATCGCTACTGGTAGTATGGCGATCGAGAGCAATAGGTACCTGAGTGGCTTCAAACACCACTTTTTAATTTTATTAAAATATTTTTCTTTCTTTTTCAAAGCAAATAAAGGAGGTGGTGGGTCTACTGGAACCCTGCTAGCACATCTTTGTGGGATGTAGTAGGCAGGCTACCTTACATGATGCTACAAATATCGGAAAATTGAATAGTAATTATAAGATTAATGAGGCCTAGATCCAACCTTTGACCTACTTAAGGATGGCAGCTGTCAGCCGATTCCATACCATTTTCAACCCGATATAGGCAGAGTAGTTTGAACGCTTCATATGGATCAGGTGGTGCATCTGGTGTAGCTATTTTCGTATCAGAGGTGGCCATGATCAGTTCAAATGGGTTATCGAATCGAAGGTT
The nucleotide sequence above comes from Cardinium endosymbiont of Sogatella furcifera. Encoded proteins:
- a CDS encoding MFS transporter, whose product is MKIKHIIPIYMVLNGLGTIVPTILVLGFSITLFEQDSSGVSAAYLEPASLLGIGFAGLIGGFFFKRFSSYTIGIGALLCAIAILFILSVYNDVNLRVCTLTLWALACIMSIEHSNGLAFMSRQIGAHDKPFFFSTFQIFLQFFNVLAPIVAKNLLAIMGLKMLLLLCSGIYIFRIIPWQLLRDLGAKEMAVQPSGMLTGFKEIVQNPGLLRITTFRLVSYIATIAYTVSLPILVARMANDNSEINAQLHSYSISLMHLGFIVSGIFGSWILKRRPKCIICFFNISPICIVVASIIAFYVRQPGYLQATALLYGMGLYLFRTAIAIIGQALTQKDKLAHVILVGDAVVKSFAYCIGALVPFWIVLPPVWGIAPPFVGFVLCSLLSLGMIKPITKIYLASLCKRK
- a CDS encoding alpha/beta hydrolase — encoded protein: MLNGSIHGYSIDDAPTFSVYNNNKSIMSNLIHPEADSKVLPAKKLVVLLHGVGSNGHDLIKLVPYIQDDLPDCHFMAPHGIEPYDMASHGRQWFSLEDRTPYVMQRLLGSNVASIAAIIKQKQMALHLANKDTIVIGFSQGAMMGIYLTLIQPEPFLCTIGFSGLLVAPSQCINTTTPICLVHGVSDSVITVEAIDHAIDYLSDHKIPCSAHKLADLAHSIDHRGLAIAVDFIKNRGLKP
- the nth gene encoding endonuclease III, coding for MEKPIVDTIFEILSHKNQNPTTELVYKNAFTLLVAVILSAQATDVSVNIATKPLFEWCDTPEQMVCLGEEGLKKYIKSIGLFNHKAKHIIALSKQLINQYNSCVPNSFEALLQLPGVGRKTANVLLNCLFNQPTIAVDTHVFRVSKRIGLAKGTTPEKVESELLKIINPKWHNHAHHWLILHGRYICKARKPNCTVCPIQAYCAYYQEGGKA
- the lepA gene encoding translation elongation factor 4, yielding MKNIRNFCIIAHIDHGKSTLADRLLEATKTVGIREQKNQVLDNMDLERERGITIKSHAIQMEYIYDGQPYLLNLIDTPGHVDFTYEVSRSIAACEGALLVVDAAQGVEAQTISNLYLALEQNLTIIPVLNKIDLPGAMPEEVKDQIVELIGCDRADIIAASAKQGIGIDAILEAVVHRIPAPKGDQQAPLQAMIFDSLYNTFRGVEVYFRLFNGTIKTGDQIKCISTDADYKVEEVGILKLQQIPKPFLTAGHVGYMIAGIKNASEVKVGDTVTHVDKAGRSVGTMIKGFEEVKPMVFAGIYPVDTTEYEALRDAMEKLKLNDAALIWEPESSAALGFGFRCGFLGMLHMEIIQERLEKEFNITIITTVPSVQFHVIDQKGRLIDVQAPADMPDPNTIDRIEEPLIKAQIITKAEFVGGIIKLCMDRRGIFKNQVYLTADRVELSFELPLAEVVFDFFDTLKTISRGYASLDYELSKFAAADLVKLDILLHNEKVDALSAIVHRSNAYERGRVLCKKLKEIIPRHMFEVSIQAAIGTKIIARETVKSLRKNVIAKCYGGDISRKRKLLEKQKKGKKRMRQVGSVEIPQEAFMAVLKLDD
- the rplS gene encoding 50S ribosomal protein L19, with protein sequence MNNLIKYVEAMCNPQPARIFPSFKAGDTINVHVKIQEGNKVRIQQFQGAVIQRKNPNTNGETFTVRKVSKEVGVERIFPLLCPNIDKIEVKRKGRVRRARIYYLRGKQGKAARIKELR
- a CDS encoding glycoside hydrolase family 25 protein, which gives rise to MQIQRQAACLSYLSGRLWINTIDKLAIVALSLSCVSSNEWNMYKHSTGNVAQSNYAEGIDISHHQGAIDWQQCTPGRSGKTFVIAKATEGATYQDPNFLQNVAQMRAAGFQPGAYHFLRFGSSSPEAQMKNFVSQLSNAGLLADKASIIALDVEEHDGADYTLVQRVTEQSVRYLNDYAKVMPYIYTSTSFWNKYVAVTPDIVQKCPLWIARWREQPPLPDELPRGWRDWSIWQYDSRGPVQGITGPVDLNRMKRV
- the yihA gene encoding ribosome biogenesis GTP-binding protein YihA/YsxC; protein product: MKIHSIALASSKASYTMCPQDTKPEVAFIGRSNVGKSSLINALLQRKQLARVSKVPGKTALIHHFLVNNQLYFVDLPGYGWAQVGHATKVRWGKMLRDYLLHRPNMSTAFLLMDAKIAPQAIDLACISWLGQHHIPFAIILTKADKKHKIVAHKHYMTLTHTLQQEWATIPPVFMVSAHNKLGMENVLGYIQAVTQPKDE
- a CDS encoding translocation/assembly module TamB domain-containing protein, translated to MKKKEKYFNKIKKWCLKPLRYLLLSIAILPVAIWALLHLPVVQQQLLRSVVNYLHQATHYRITCDAFRFTWLRNIALEGITITDPRDKLLLTMHACKARLNLLSVCLLKPDIIDSVSMVGGQWYVEKNLDQDVNLVSFYSNVILPFVPETNRDLYIHKIQLQDINLSYHDQIAQQTVKVENIKLGISHFRYATNHYSGNLTTLSCETTSTIPLVLQNLSTQFSITPYNIVLKDCHLTTNHSDLQGDVTLKYAKPFGTEKNITLETILHQTALSSLELSKFTDFFKGPHTLYKLNGVISWTPHATTWKNCTLVFGDSYIESTGCYNGIDADLLVQAGRLYIHDLPKKPAHYPPQLQYVGITNARVVGNTKKATLAGSFATNIGAVQTDLIVDHLGTPRQSVTGNVTLHKVTIAAVLPSLPIQSLSGKVAIKAQGSQLHTLDAVAHLAELTTNHYSYKQIEASCRLADAMVTFKLHSKDPSAQLTVAGSYHMTQSLQADGIIEQLQLEKLGFTRTPLSLSTKFSLEIRNIVSSRPRGSVRLHQCVVQGMDQKVICKQVAIQAIENGHKDLLLLTAPLIDCSLQGTFTLRDLAHHIRYLVTRLKDPTHRLTIPARLHLDYAINCKKILPILKWFSDDLYISDATNCWGHFAYDRDYHFSFHLPSASTICFKQCRLENVKIKLNVGHLMDAKKRLIRLYIASNQQNWRQIVQTNHLSLRLLMGKNAFTLSNQLSNGHNHLSIACSGTLRDDGIQVNLLPSRLTTKEQVWAIQAESSSLITKSAIAIGNISITSGQASICLGGQLTQSATTDPLHCTIRHFPFNYFSSVGPLKAIVDSKLVVHRSKDQLIATGRLRLQDATIQDYVMGTLCTKVDWHLFEHKLSLAGILQKEGKQLLQIDGWYHLFQPTDQLAITTTFNQMDLDLLNPLFASVCSDINGKLSGQFQITGSLTAPKINGKGVIDQGRFKINYLNTCYQVSGAITVQENALQVNQLTLHDGASGHATLSGHIVIKNGFPLTLSGHMQTFHLLHTTRIHNPDFYGDLYATGTIQMEGSIYDLLLKMKVTADQGTFTIVAHDKEDMENTTKLVEIIYNKPKDQSDQLATNEDRSAIKLILDLTILPTIKTQILFGGYNHMSDSLQGQGSGAIQLEVGTNRKPYMMGNYLFQSGTYTVSVYNLIQKTFTITPNSQVNFNGYPQEGIAHIGASYKQVAAVAELYPQSNDKRPLPVEILLSAYGTLAHPHIAYQLFFPVKSMDFELNTALEECAAKALLDKTYLNKQILSLLIAKRVYNEKKIDGWDALSNSINDFLSQRIQNLVSKIDDNLEIETDLGMNQSDHQSIWKKTSIKVSYLLLSEHLKLSSTVGRNSRFINDWEISYRISTAHRMHVKLYQQPLSSARADLALFGISFAYTKQLW